One window of Saccharopolyspora phatthalungensis genomic DNA carries:
- a CDS encoding histidine phosphatase family protein — translation MTPDEHRVYVLRHGTTEWSRTGRHTSRSDIPLTVEGELRARQAGEALSALRPAGPVVVLASPRQRAQRTATLAGLADVVTEPLLAEWDYGDYEGLTTPQIREKVPGWTVWTHPCPGGETAADVTVRADKLLTRIRNTDSDVVLVGHGHFSRCLIARWLGLPATSGVHFALDPAGITVLGRERGAPQVQRSNIPPWQHG, via the coding sequence GTGACACCGGATGAGCACCGCGTTTACGTGCTCCGGCACGGCACGACCGAATGGTCCCGGACCGGTCGGCACACCAGTCGTTCCGACATCCCGCTGACTGTCGAGGGCGAGCTGCGGGCGCGGCAGGCCGGGGAGGCACTATCCGCGCTGCGCCCGGCCGGGCCGGTCGTGGTGCTGGCGAGCCCCCGGCAGCGCGCGCAGCGCACGGCGACATTGGCGGGGCTGGCCGATGTCGTCACCGAACCGCTGCTCGCCGAGTGGGATTACGGCGACTACGAAGGCCTGACCACGCCGCAGATCCGCGAGAAGGTGCCGGGTTGGACGGTGTGGACGCACCCCTGCCCCGGCGGCGAAACCGCGGCGGACGTCACCGTGCGCGCCGACAAGCTCCTGACCCGCATCCGGAACACCGATTCCGACGTGGTCCTGGTGGGGCACGGGCACTTCAGCCGCTGCCTGATCGCGCGCTGGCTGGGATTGCCGGCCACCTCGGGGGTGCACTTCGCTCTCGATCCGGCGGGGATCACGGTGCTTGGCCGCGAGCGGGGTGCGCCGCAGGTGCAGCGTTCCAACATCCCGCCGTGGCAGCACGGCTGA
- a CDS encoding DUF5919 domain-containing protein — protein sequence MPNERLRDSLLRMGLTPDQVAETVGVDRKTVERWITKGRNPYPKYRYAVAAMVRESESYLWPDAVPTERKTAVAESELVQMYPHRNSVPVDLWNRLIRDASATIEILVHAGLFLIERPTFIKHLIKKAENGTNVRLLFGDPDSDEVELRSEEEQLGEGTLGSRIRNALAFYRPTRGVTGIELRLHTATLYNSIFRFDDEMIVNTHIYGFQGAYAPALHLRQLSAGGLFEIYSESFEAVWGQSKPADLWG from the coding sequence ATGCCCAACGAACGTCTCCGAGATTCCCTGCTGCGTATGGGACTTACTCCTGACCAAGTCGCCGAAACCGTGGGCGTTGACCGCAAGACCGTCGAGCGCTGGATCACCAAGGGGCGTAACCCGTACCCGAAGTACCGGTACGCAGTTGCGGCGATGGTGCGCGAGAGCGAAAGCTACCTCTGGCCGGATGCGGTGCCGACCGAGCGCAAGACGGCCGTTGCCGAGTCCGAGCTGGTGCAGATGTACCCGCACCGGAACTCCGTCCCGGTCGACCTGTGGAACCGGCTGATCAGGGACGCATCGGCGACCATCGAGATCCTCGTCCACGCTGGCCTTTTCCTCATTGAGCGCCCCACCTTTATCAAGCACCTGATCAAGAAAGCTGAGAACGGCACGAACGTCCGCCTGCTGTTCGGCGACCCGGACAGCGACGAAGTAGAACTGCGTAGCGAAGAAGAGCAGCTGGGGGAGGGAACACTGGGCAGTCGTATCCGCAACGCCCTCGCGTTCTACCGACCGACCCGAGGCGTCACCGGGATCGAGCTGCGGCTGCACACGGCTACGCTGTACAACTCAATTTTCCGGTTCGACGACGAGATGATCGTCAACACGCACATATACGGCTTCCAGGGCGCATACGCCCCGGCCTTGCACCTACGTCAGCTCTCGGCTGGGGGGCTCTTCGAGATCTACTCTGAGAGCTTCGAGGCGGTCTGGGGCCAGTCCAAGCCTGCTGACCTCTGGGGATAA
- a CDS encoding NUDIX hydrolase, with amino-acid sequence MARIDYLDDPNAPAANSVAIAVSAFAQDDQGRILMIRRTDNDYYAVPGGQLELGETLAQAAVREVDEETGIEIEVTGVIGLYSNPRHVIAYDDGEVRQEFSICFRARPIGGELRTSSESKEVHWVEPELLAGLNIHPSIRLRLQHALENRPEPFYT; translated from the coding sequence GTGGCTCGCATCGATTACCTTGACGACCCGAACGCGCCCGCCGCGAACAGCGTCGCCATCGCCGTCAGTGCGTTCGCGCAAGACGATCAGGGGCGCATCCTGATGATCCGTCGGACGGACAACGATTATTACGCAGTCCCGGGAGGTCAGCTCGAACTCGGCGAAACCCTGGCACAGGCAGCGGTCCGGGAGGTAGATGAGGAAACCGGAATCGAAATCGAGGTCACCGGAGTGATCGGTTTGTACTCCAATCCCCGGCACGTCATCGCCTATGACGACGGCGAGGTCCGCCAAGAGTTCTCCATCTGCTTCCGAGCCAGGCCAATAGGTGGCGAGCTGCGAACCAGCAGCGAATCCAAGGAAGTCCATTGGGTCGAGCCAGAACTTCTGGCGGGGCTCAACATCCACCCATCGATTCGGCTTCGCCTTCAGCACGCCCTGGAAAACCGCCCTGAGCCGTTCTACACCTGA
- the sodN gene encoding superoxide dismutase, Ni produces the protein MRLLSRILSPRLEATAHCDLPCGVYDPAQARIEAESIKAIQEKYQANEDPEFRTRAIMIAEQRSELVKHHLWVLWTDYFKPPHFEKYPQLHELINKATKAAGASGTKGSMETKSGQQLLDYIAEIDKIFWETKQG, from the coding sequence ATGCGACTCTTGTCGCGAATCCTCAGCCCCCGCCTCGAGGCGACCGCGCACTGCGACCTTCCGTGTGGCGTGTACGACCCGGCGCAGGCACGGATCGAGGCTGAGTCCATCAAGGCGATCCAGGAGAAGTACCAGGCCAATGAGGATCCGGAGTTCCGCACCCGCGCGATCATGATCGCCGAGCAGCGCTCCGAGTTGGTCAAGCACCACCTGTGGGTGCTGTGGACCGACTACTTCAAGCCGCCGCACTTCGAGAAGTACCCGCAGCTGCACGAGCTGATCAACAAGGCCACCAAGGCCGCCGGCGCGTCGGGCACGAAGGGCTCCATGGAGACCAAGTCCGGCCAGCAGCTGCTGGACTACATCGCCGAGATCGACAAGATCTTCTGGGAAACCAAACAGGGCTGA
- a CDS encoding S24/S26 family peptidase: MTVKSLGRWPWRRLLVRGPSMAPTLRDRDVVLLRLRALARPGDVVLVRWAQRPGQLSVKRALRREGEGWHVEGDNHFGSTDSRELGPAVVLGIIRWRLWPKPGRVR, translated from the coding sequence GTGACTGTGAAATCCCTCGGGCGGTGGCCCTGGCGGCGGTTGCTGGTGCGCGGGCCGTCCATGGCTCCCACCCTGCGGGATCGCGACGTGGTGCTGCTGCGGCTGCGGGCTCTGGCCAGGCCGGGAGACGTCGTGCTGGTCCGCTGGGCCCAGCGTCCCGGGCAGTTGTCGGTGAAACGCGCGCTGCGCCGCGAGGGCGAAGGCTGGCACGTCGAAGGCGACAACCACTTCGGCTCGACCGACTCACGGGAGCTCGGTCCGGCAGTGGTCCTGGGCATCATCCGCTGGCGCCTGTGGCCGAAGCCGGGTCGCGTGCGGTGA
- a CDS encoding dTDP-4-dehydrorhamnose 3,5-epimerase family protein, which yields MQARRLEITGAYEFTPKSFPDRRGLFVAPFQEAAFVDATGHPLRVAQTNHSVSARNVVRGVHFSDVPPGQAKYVYCPQGALLDVVVDIRVGSPTFGRWEAARLDSTEYRAFYLAEGLGHAFVALTDDTVMNYLCSTPYNPAAEHGIDPLDPDLGLPWSDLDGEPILSEKDRTAPGLAQAAEQGMLPDYETCLAHYESLRDRG from the coding sequence GTGCAGGCACGCCGACTCGAGATCACGGGCGCATACGAGTTCACCCCGAAGTCCTTCCCAGACCGCCGGGGGCTGTTCGTGGCGCCGTTCCAGGAAGCGGCGTTCGTCGACGCCACCGGACACCCGCTGCGCGTCGCGCAGACCAACCACAGCGTCTCGGCCCGCAACGTCGTCCGGGGCGTCCACTTCTCGGACGTGCCACCGGGGCAAGCCAAGTACGTGTACTGCCCGCAGGGCGCGCTGCTGGACGTGGTTGTCGACATCCGGGTCGGCTCGCCGACCTTCGGCCGCTGGGAGGCGGCCCGGTTGGACTCCACCGAGTACCGCGCCTTCTATCTGGCCGAAGGACTCGGACACGCGTTCGTCGCGCTCACCGACGACACCGTGATGAACTACCTCTGCTCCACGCCTTACAACCCCGCGGCCGAGCATGGCATCGACCCGCTCGACCCGGACCTGGGGTTGCCCTGGTCCGACCTCGACGGCGAACCGATCCTGTCCGAAAAGGACCGAACCGCCCCCGGCCTGGCGCAAGCCGCCGAACAGGGCATGCTTCCGGATTACGAAACCTGCCTTGCGCATTATGAAAGCTTGCGAGACCGGGGCTGA
- a CDS encoding NAD(P)-dependent malic enzyme has product MTTVNGSTASGVGADLTNEEIFAAHEGGKLGVQVTAPLDSARDLSIAYTPGVAQVSRAIAGDPALADRYTWTQRLVAVVSDGTAVLGLGDIGPRASLPVMEGKSALFKTFAGLDSIPLVLDTVDVDEIVETLVRLRPSFGAVNLEDISAPRCFELERRVIEALDCPVMHDDQHGTAVVVLAALRNAAKVVGRAFASLRVVISGAGAAGVACAKILHTAGVGEIIVLDSRGVIHSGRDGGLTSIKRELAGFTNPNGVTGGAAEALRGADVVIGVSVGQLAEELVATMAEDAIVFALSNPDPEIHPEVARRHAAVVATGRSDFPNQINNVLAFPGIFKGALAAGARKITDGMKVAAAEAIAAVAADDLSADYIVPSPLDPRVAIEVSEAVARAARVDGVANV; this is encoded by the coding sequence GTGACCACCGTGAACGGCAGCACCGCAAGCGGAGTCGGTGCGGATTTGACCAACGAGGAGATCTTCGCGGCGCACGAGGGCGGCAAGCTCGGTGTCCAGGTGACCGCGCCGCTGGATTCCGCGCGGGATCTGTCGATCGCTTACACCCCCGGCGTGGCGCAGGTCAGCCGGGCGATCGCCGGTGATCCGGCACTGGCCGACCGCTACACGTGGACTCAACGGCTGGTGGCCGTGGTCAGCGACGGCACCGCGGTCCTCGGCCTGGGCGACATCGGGCCGCGGGCGTCGTTGCCGGTGATGGAGGGCAAGTCGGCGTTGTTCAAGACCTTCGCCGGGCTTGACTCGATTCCGCTGGTGCTGGACACGGTCGATGTCGATGAGATCGTGGAGACCCTGGTCCGGCTGCGCCCGTCGTTCGGTGCGGTCAATCTGGAGGACATTTCCGCGCCGCGCTGCTTTGAGCTGGAGCGCCGGGTGATCGAGGCGCTGGACTGTCCGGTGATGCACGACGACCAGCACGGTACCGCCGTGGTCGTGCTGGCCGCGCTGCGCAACGCCGCCAAGGTCGTGGGCCGGGCGTTCGCCTCGCTGCGAGTGGTGATCTCCGGCGCCGGCGCGGCCGGGGTGGCGTGCGCGAAGATTCTGCACACCGCCGGTGTCGGGGAGATCATCGTGCTCGACTCACGCGGGGTGATCCACTCCGGGCGGGACGGCGGCCTGACGTCGATCAAGCGGGAACTGGCCGGATTCACCAACCCGAACGGCGTGACCGGCGGGGCGGCCGAGGCGCTGCGCGGTGCCGACGTGGTGATCGGGGTGTCGGTCGGGCAGCTCGCCGAGGAGCTGGTGGCGACGATGGCCGAGGACGCCATCGTGTTCGCGCTGTCCAACCCGGATCCGGAGATCCACCCGGAGGTCGCTCGGCGGCACGCGGCCGTGGTGGCCACCGGGCGTAGTGACTTCCCCAACCAGATCAACAACGTGCTGGCGTTCCCCGGCATCTTCAAGGGCGCGCTGGCCGCCGGGGCGCGCAAGATCACCGACGGGATGAAGGTCGCGGCGGCCGAGGCGATCGCGGCGGTCGCCGCCGACGACCTCAGCGCGGACTACATCGTGCCCAGCCCATTGGACCCGCGGGTGGCGATCGAGGTCAGTGAGGCCGTCGCGCGGGCGGCCCGAGTCGACGGTGTCGCCAACGTGTAA